One genomic segment of Camelina sativa cultivar DH55 unplaced genomic scaffold, Cs unpScaffold00535, whole genome shotgun sequence includes these proteins:
- the LOC104773424 gene encoding probable calcium-binding protein CML44, whose translation MDCTSSSFISTNDLRRMFKQLDKNQDGLVTLDELCWILEKLGWAEHTPDELELIVGKQSLDLDEFLRFYHDTVLDSKVTNTNNDVVVVDGDDEAIVRAFNVFDVNGDGYISAEELRDVLERLGFEEEAKAWDCGRMIRVHDKNLDGFVDFEEFKNMILHV comes from the coding sequence ATGGATtgtacttcttcttcattcataaGCACAAACGATCTCCGAAGAATGTTCAAGCAGCTCGACAAGAACCAAGACGGGCTTGTGACTCTCGACGAGCTCTGTTGGATTCTTGAGAAACTCGGTTGGGCAGAACACACTCCCGACGAGCTTGAACTGATCGTTGGTAAACAGAGCCTCGATCTAGACGAGTTCCTTCGGTTCTACCACGACACCGTTTTAGATAGCAAAGTGACGAATACCAAtaatgatgttgttgttgttgatggtgatgatgaagcgATTGTGAGGGCGTTTAATGTGTTCGATGTGAACGGAGATGGTTATATCTCTGCGGAGGAGCTTCGTGATGTGTTGGAACGACTAGGGTTCGAAGAGGAGGCAAAGGCGTGGGATTGTGGAAGAATGATTCGAGTTCATGACAAGAATCTTGATGGTTTTGTTGACTTTGAAGAATTCAAGAACATGATCTTACATGTCTAG
- the LOC104773425 gene encoding probable acyl-activating enzyme 9 — protein sequence MELLLPHPSNSTPLTVLGFLDRAASVYGDSPSILHTANTVHTWSETHNRCLRIASALTSSSLGINRGQVVSVVGPNVPSVYELQFAVPMSGAILNNINPRLDAHALSVLLRHSESKLVFVDPNSISLVLEAVSLFGQHEKPHLVLLEDDQEDGSSSASAASDFLDTYEGIMQRGDSRFKWIRPQTEWKPMVLNYTSGTTSSPKGVVLSHRAIFMLTVSSMLDWSLPNRPVYLWTLPMFHANGWGYTWGTAAVGATNVCTRRVDAPTIYNLIDKHDVTHMCAAPMVLNMLTNYPSRKPLKNPVQVMTAGAPPPTAIISRAESLGFNVGHGYGLTETGGPVVSCAWKSEWDHLDPLERARLKSRQGVRTIGFAEADVRDPRTGKSVEHDGVSVGEIVLKGGSVMLGYFKDPEGTAACMREDGWFYTGDVGVIHKDGYLEVKDRSKDVIICGGENISSAEVETVLYTNPVVKEAAVVAKPDKMWGETPCAFVSLKYDNNGDGSVTEREIREFCKTKLPKYMVPRKVIFQEELPKTSTGKIQKFLLRQMAKSLP from the exons ATGGAACTGTTACTTCCACACCCTTCGAACTCAACACCTCTCACCGTCCTCGGCTTTTTAGACCGAGCCGCCTCCGTCTACGGTGACAGTCCGTCCATCCTCCACACCGCAAACACCGTCCACACTTGGTCCGAAACCCATAACCGTTGTCTTCGAATCGCCTCAGCTCTCACTTCCTCCTCTCTCGGCATTAACCGAGGCCAAGTCGTCTCTGTCGTGGGCCCCAATGTCCCTTCTGTCTACGAGCTTCAGTTTGCTGTCCCAATGTCGGGAGCCATCTTAAACAATATCAACCCGCGTTTAGACGCACACGCACTCTCTGTTCTTCTACGTCACAGTGAATCCAAACTCGTTTTCGTCGACCCCAACTCCATATCCTTAGTCCTCGAAGCAGTATCGCTCTTTGGACAACACGAGAAACCTCACCTCGTCCTCCTCGAGGATGATCAAGAGGACGGTTCTTCATCAGCTTCGGCCGCATCTGATTTTCTTGACACATACGAAGGAATCATGCAGAGAGGAGATTCGAGATTCAAATGGATCCGTCCTCAAACCGAATGGAAGCCAATGGTTCTCAACTACACTTCTGGAACGACGTCTTCTCCCAAAGGAGTAGTGCTTAGCCACAGAGCAATTTTTATGCTAACCGTTAGCTCCATGCTTGACTGGTCTTTACCAAACCGACCGGTTTACTTGTGGACTCTACCGATGTTCCACGCCAACGGTTGGGGTTACACATGGGGTACTGCGGCCGTTGGAGCCACCAACGTATGCACCCGTAGAGTCGACGCGCCTACTATTTATAACTTGATCGATAAGCATGACGTGACTCACATGTGTGCCGCACCGATGGTTCTCAACATGCTAACCAACTACCCCTCTCGTAAACCGCTCAAGAACCCGGTTCAG GTAATGACCGCCGGAGCTCCACCTCCGACAGCCATCATCTCAAGAGCAGAATCCCTAGGTTTCAACGTCGGTCATGGATACGGTTTAACAGAAACCGGAGGCCCGGTGGTGTCATGTGCTTGGAAGTCTGAGTGGGATCATCTTGATCCATTGGAGAGAGCTAGACTGAAATCAAGACAAGGAGTAAGAACCATAGGATTTGCGGAAGCCGATGTCAGAGATCCAAGAACCGGGAAGAGTGTAGAGCACGACGGCGTTTCTGTAGGAGAGATCGTTTTGAAAGGTGGATCGGTTATGCTGGGCTACTTCAAAGACCCGGAAGGAACCGCGGCGTGTATGAGAGAGGACGGATGGTTCTACACTGGAGACGTTGGGGTTATACATAAAGATGGTTACTTGGAGGTTAAAGACCGGTCAAAGGATGTGATCATATGCGGAGGAGAGAACATAAGCAGTGCAGAGGTTGAGACGGTTCTGTATACGAATCCAGTTGTGAAGGAAGCCGCGGTGGTGGCTAAACCGGATAAGATGTGGGGAGAGACACCGTGTGCTTTTGTGAGCTTGAAGTATGACAATAACGGTGACGGGTCGGTGACTGAGAGGGAAATAAGGGAGTTTTGTAAGACGAAGTTACCTAAGTATATGGTGCCAAGGAAAGTGATTTTTCAGGAGGAGCTTCCAAAGACATCCACTGGAAAGATTCAAAAGTTTCTTCTCAGACAAATGGCTAAGTCCCTGCCTTAA